The Streptomyces achromogenes DNA segment GACCGGCCGCACGGACCCGCAGCGGACGGCCGCGACGGCCGTGCCGCGACCGGGCGGATCATTCACGGCAGAGGGGAAAGGCGATGCCCGCAGCGATGCCCGCGTTCTCGATCGATCCGGCCCGGACCGCTTGGTGCGCCGAACTGCGCGCACTGGCCGCCGACCGGCTGCGCCCACTCGCGGAGAAGGGCGAACCGGGCCGGGTCAACCGCCCGCTCGTCGCCGAACTCGGCCGCCTGGGGCTGTTGTCCCGGCTGTTCACCTCCGGCGCGGTCGACCTCTGCCTGATGCGTGAATCCCTCGCGTACGCCTGCACCGAGGCCGAGACGGCGCTCGCCCTGCAAGGGCTGGGCGCCCACCCGGTCCACGCGCACGGCACCCCCGCCCAGCGCCGCCGCTGGCTGCCCGACGTCGCCGAGGGCAGTGCGGTGGCCGCGTTCGCGCTGAGCGAGCCCGGCGCCGGCTCGGACGCGGCCGCGCTGTCCCTGGCCGCCGAGCGCGACGGAACGGACGGCTGGCGGCTCACCGGCGAGAAACGCTGGATCTCCAACGCGCCCGAGGCCGATTTCTACACGGTTTTCGCGCGCACCACCCCGGGGGCGGGCGCGCGGGGCGTCACCGCCTTCCTGCTCCCGGCCGACCGTCCCGGCCTCACCGGGTCCGCCCTCGACATGCTCTCCCCGCACCCCATCGGCGCCCTCCGCCTCGACGCCGTCCCGGTCACCGCGGACGACGTGCTCGGCGAGCCCGACCGAGGTTTCCGCGTCGCCATGGGCACCCTCGACCTGTTCCGCCCGAGCGTCGGCGCGTTCGCCGTCGGCATGGCGCAGGCCGCGCTCGACGCCACCCTCGCCCACACCGCCTCCCGCGACGCGTTCGGCGGCAAGCTGCGGGATCTGCAAACGGTTTCCCACCAGGTCGCCGAGATGGCGCTGCGCACGGAGGCGGCCCGGCTGATGGTCCACGCGGCGGCGACGGCGTACGACGCCGCCGCCCCGGACGTCCCCCGCCGCGCCGCGATGGCCAAGCTGCTCGCCACCGAGACGGCGCAGTACGTCGTCGACGCGGCCGTCCAACTGCATGGCGCGTGTGCCCTGCGCCGCGGCCACCTGCTCGAGCACCTCTACCGGGAGGTGCGCGCACCACGGATCTACGAGGGAGCCAGCGAGGTGCAACGCGGCATCATCGCAAGGGAGTTGTACGCGGAGCACGCAGGGCGGGCGGAGCCCGGGGCAGGGGTTGGTCACACCGAGCCGGCGGGACGGCACGTCCCCGCCGCTCCGCCGGACCGGAGCGCGCAGGCCGACCGGAGCGCGCAGGCCGTGCAGACCGCGCAGGCCGAACGAGCCGAACGAGCCGAACGAGCCGAACGAGTCGACCGGGAGGCCCGGTGACCGTCGAGCGCGTCAACCCGCCCGGGCTCTCGCCGCCCACCGGCTTCTCCCATGCCGTCGTCGCCACCGGCGCTCGCATCGTCTTCCTGGCCGGCCAGACCGCGCTGGACGCCGACGGGAACATCGTGGGGGAGTCGTTGCCGGAGCAGTTCGCGCGGGCGCTCAGGAACCTGCTGGCCGCGCTGACGGCGGCCGGCGGCACGGCGTCGGACCTGGCGCGCGTCACCGTCTACGTCACGGACGTCGCCGCCTATCGTGAGCACGCCGCCGAACTGGGCGCGATCTGGCGGCGGTCGGCCGGCCGCGACTACCCGGCGATGGCGGTCGTCGGAATCGTCCGGCTCTGGGACGAGCAGGCACTCGTCGAACTGGACGGGTTCGCGGTGCTGGCCGGCTGAGCGCTCACGCCCGCGCCTCGCGACGCGGACCCGCGTCGCCACCGCGACCGACGGAACAGGGGACCGGCGCCTGGCACCTGGTGGCGTGCCCCCCGCGCCCGGCGCCCGGCTACGCGGTGCTGGGAGACGGAAGACAGGGCGACGGCGGCGGCCGAGCGGGTCAGGCCGCGACGGCGAGCTGGTGCACCGTCACGCGGTGCGGGGCCACGACACGGCCGTCGGGCAGCAGTTCGCCCGAGTCGTCGAAGACGATCGTGCCGTCGCACAGCAGGTTCCAGCCCTGCTCGGGGTGGGCGGCGACGACGTGCACGGGACGGGCGTCGGCAGCAGCGCCGGGAAGCTGGTGGGAACACATCGCGCACCTCCACGTCGGCGGGGTCGGCCGTCCGGTCGGCCCGCATGCGTAGACCATGCGCCCGGCCCGGAGTCATCGCCAGGGCACGCCCGAAAGCGTGACAGCACCAGGACAACTCCCGGACGGTACGTCGACGACCGGTGCGGACTCGCCACCGAAGGAGTGACGATCACCGTCCTGGACGCGCGCGCCCGGTACCAGTGGAGGCCCCACAACAGGAGGTTCTGCCATGTTCTTGCGCCCCGCCCTGTCCGCGGCCGCCGGTGCCGCCCTGCTTCTGCTGGCCGCTCCCGCGGTCGTCGCCGTCGCCGACCCGACGGAGTCCGTCACCGTCGACCCGGTCGGCCGTATCGCCGCCGACGGCACCGTCACGCTCTCCGGCACCTACCGCTGCGCCGCCAACACGGGCCCGGTCTTCGTCAGCTCCTCGGTCGGCCAGGACTCCCACGTCACGCACGGCCTCGGCGGCACCCGTGCCGTGTGCGACGGCGCCGAGCACACCTGGAAGAACACCGGCAAGGCGACCCCGAACGACCTCGCCCCCGGTGCGGCACGGGTCGAGGCCACCCTGATGGAACTCCGCCCCGACAGCGGCCTGCCCCTGCCCCGCTTCCACGCGACACAGAAGAGGGACGTCACGCTGACCGAGAGCTGATCCCGGCAGTTCCCGCGCGGCGGTCCACGGTGCAGCCCACGGTGCAGGCTCATGGTGCGGGCCCACGGTGCAGGTGAGGACCGGGACCGCCGAAAGCCGGTGGTCAGGGTCTGGTCAGCTCGAACCAGACCGACTTGGCGCCCCCACTGGGGGAGTTGCCCCAGGCCGAGGCCAGGGCCAGGGCCAACAGCAAGGAGACGCCGAACGTGGAGACGAGCCCGCGGGCGCAGGCCGCTCCTCTTCGACCTGGACCGGCGTTCCTGCGTCGGCGTGCACCTGGACGTACGCGAAGAAACGGCTGTCCTACGTCCGGGTCGCTGGTATCGATCGCTGTCTGGCGACGTGATCCACCTGGTGATGTCAGCCGGTGGGGTATTCGCTCGGCAGCGGAGCGCGTACGAACTTGGCGCGTCGCTCGTCGCTCGCCGCCAGAGCACGGAAGTTGCTTCGGGCCTGCGTGAGGCTGAGCCGGCCGTTGGGGCCGCCTCGCACCCGGTCGGCATCGTCGTCGCCCTGGCCGTCGTCCTCCCAGAAGCACACGGGGCAGATCTCGAAGCAGCCGCGCTCATCGAGCGTCAGGAAGCCGCAGCAGGGACAGGGGTGGGGGCCGTCCTCGGCCTTCCCGTGGTCGTTGACGAACGGAGTGAGCACCAGGGCATCCTGCCCTGCCGTGCCGCCAACCGCGTGCGAGTTCACGGGCACTGAACTGCGGCGGACATGGCTTGGGCGCGCCGACATCCCTCCAGGACGCCTCCTTTCCCGCGCGGGTTCGCGCGGCAGCGCCGCCGTCTTCGCGGTCTTCCCGTGGACGGGGCGCCCGGCAGAAGCGCGGCCCCGGGGCGGAGTCCCGGAGAAGTCCCAGAGGCGCCGTCGCACCCCCTCCGCGCCCGCGTCCCTGCGGGTCGGAAGGAGTGCGGCGGCATCCGGTGCTCAGATGTCCCGGAAGAGACTGGCGGACGCGGTGAAGTGCGGCGTTGTGCGGTCGTAGGTCGCTGGCCTGCACGAAGGATATTTCGGATGTCTCACGCTCGTGCCTGTTGATGCAGTCGGAAGTCCCAGAAACGTCCCACGGAACCGGTACTTCCGACGGCCGCCGTTTCGGCTTTGGGCAGCAGGGAGGCGAAACAGTCGAAGTGCGCTGCTCCACGGCAGCTGGCAACAGACGACGGTGGCCGTCATCCCGCTGCAGTGGCGTCCACCTCGCACCAAGGCCGCGAGAGTGCGTCGCTGCCGCCTTCAGGGATGCCGATGACCTCGACAGTCACCCCTCGTGCCGCCAGCGCCTTCGCCGTCTGCGCGATGGTGATCTGGGAGAAGCCGAAGACGGAGTCCGGGGTCAGGCTCGTGCGGTTCTTGAGGAGCATCGCAAGGACGATGCGCTTGGGCGTGTAGTCATCAGGAAGCATGCGTGCGCCTCGACTCAGCCGGGCCACCTTGGCGGAGAATTCGCTGCGGACCCGGGCGGACTCCTGGAGCAGTTCCACCGCGACCCTGGCCTGGCTGAACAGGTGGCTCAGCGGACCGGAGCCGCCTGCCCGCTTGACGAGGACCAGGGTGTCGTCCGGCGTGAGCAGGTCGCAGACCTCTACCTGGTCCCTGGGCAGAAGGGGGTTGGCGACGTTCTTGGTGTCGAGGCAGAGCCAGCGGGGCTGGCCGTCAGCCACCGCGTTGTTGTACTCGTCGGCCACTCTGTTGTTGTAGGCGTTCTCCGACTCGCCGTCCTCCCAGGAGGGGAGGGAGACGGAAGGCAGAGGAGAGAACAGCGCCCGCACCGCGGCCTGGCACTCCTCGACATAGGAGGCCCCGGCCTCGTACCACTCGCCGTCCATCAGGAAGAACCGTCTGGAGCCGAAGGACACACCGGTCTCCAGCCAGGTCAGCGCGCTGGTGACGGCGAGCGTGTCGGCGGTCCCCCTCCGGCGGCCCCTGGCCAGGGTCACCGTTCCTTCGCGCAGTGCCTTCAGGCGCCGGCCGGGCGGTGCGAGCCGGGCCCGGGTGAGCACGTATCCGAGGTCGAAGTCGTCCGAGAGCAGGGCTCCGTTGTCGCTGTTGATCTGGGTCATGTACGTGGTGGCCTCCGCGTATGCCGTGTGATGTTCGGAGGGGACACAGACGGAGAAGCTTTCGTCGGCGGGCCGGCCGAGACGGTCGTCCAGGGTTTCGTGGAGGGTGTCGAGGGTCGTCGGGTCGCTGACCGGGACGAGGTGGTCGACGAACTCCAGCTCCGGGTGCGGGATGTCCTCGCGGCAGATCCTGGCGATGGTCCGCAGGTCGGAGAGCAGGGCCTCGGGTTCGATTCCGAGGGCGATCCGCAGCCCGCACCCGCCTTGGGCGCTCACGGCTTTGCCGAGGCTGTACCGCGACCGGGTGAGCGGCAGGTTGTCGAGGTATCCGCCCAGGCTGCGCACGATGCGCGAGTGGTCGCGGATACCCAGCAGTGGGACCGAGGCCCCGCCCGGAACCAGGGAGATGTCCGTGCGTGCTTGGCCGAGAGATCTCGACACGGCTCCGCGGATCAAGTTCGGGTCCATCTGCCGGATGGCGAACGAGA contains these protein-coding regions:
- a CDS encoding DUF6299 family protein; the encoded protein is MFLRPALSAAAGAALLLLAAPAVVAVADPTESVTVDPVGRIAADGTVTLSGTYRCAANTGPVFVSSSVGQDSHVTHGLGGTRAVCDGAEHTWKNTGKATPNDLAPGAARVEATLMELRPDSGLPLPRFHATQKRDVTLTES
- a CDS encoding RidA family protein, producing MTVERVNPPGLSPPTGFSHAVVATGARIVFLAGQTALDADGNIVGESLPEQFARALRNLLAALTAAGGTASDLARVTVYVTDVAAYREHAAELGAIWRRSAGRDYPAMAVVGIVRLWDEQALVELDGFAVLAG
- a CDS encoding TIGR04141 family sporadically distributed protein — encoded protein: MPSHTEVRTVYRLSGVAPTTEAMLDALDAALMDSLGADPHLPEALGVPAVYITCGMERTEAPWCEPMSRTTGIVVNESVRRTAAVLLLAVDGVVYAIGCDQGYRLIPEPLKDKRFGLSFAIRQMDPNLIRGAVSRSLGQARTDISLVPGGASVPLLGIRDHSRIVRSLGGYLDNLPLTRSRYSLGKAVSAQGGCGLRIALGIEPEALLSDLRTIARICREDIPHPELEFVDHLVPVSDPTTLDTLHETLDDRLGRPADESFSVCVPSEHHTAYAEATTYMTQINSDNGALLSDDFDLGYVLTRARLAPPGRRLKALREGTVTLARGRRRGTADTLAVTSALTWLETGVSFGSRRFFLMDGEWYEAGASYVEECQAAVRALFSPLPSVSLPSWEDGESENAYNNRVADEYNNAVADGQPRWLCLDTKNVANPLLPRDQVEVCDLLTPDDTLVLVKRAGGSGPLSHLFSQARVAVELLQESARVRSEFSAKVARLSRGARMLPDDYTPKRIVLAMLLKNRTSLTPDSVFGFSQITIAQTAKALAARGVTVEVIGIPEGGSDALSRPWCEVDATAAG
- a CDS encoding DUF5999 family protein; amino-acid sequence: MCSHQLPGAAADARPVHVVAAHPEQGWNLLCDGTIVFDDSGELLPDGRVVAPHRVTVHQLAVAA
- a CDS encoding acyl-CoA dehydrogenase family protein encodes the protein MPAFSIDPARTAWCAELRALAADRLRPLAEKGEPGRVNRPLVAELGRLGLLSRLFTSGAVDLCLMRESLAYACTEAETALALQGLGAHPVHAHGTPAQRRRWLPDVAEGSAVAAFALSEPGAGSDAAALSLAAERDGTDGWRLTGEKRWISNAPEADFYTVFARTTPGAGARGVTAFLLPADRPGLTGSALDMLSPHPIGALRLDAVPVTADDVLGEPDRGFRVAMGTLDLFRPSVGAFAVGMAQAALDATLAHTASRDAFGGKLRDLQTVSHQVAEMALRTEAARLMVHAAATAYDAAAPDVPRRAAMAKLLATETAQYVVDAAVQLHGACALRRGHLLEHLYREVRAPRIYEGASEVQRGIIARELYAEHAGRAEPGAGVGHTEPAGRHVPAAPPDRSAQADRSAQAVQTAQAERAERAERAERVDREAR
- a CDS encoding CPCC family cysteine-rich protein, producing the protein MLTPFVNDHGKAEDGPHPCPCCGFLTLDERGCFEICPVCFWEDDGQGDDDADRVRGGPNGRLSLTQARSNFRALAASDERRAKFVRAPLPSEYPTG